The DNA window GATACTTGAAAATTATGGAAAGATTTGGTGCCTGAAATTGTTGCATCGGTAAACCTGAAGCAAAcatatgtgatgtcatattcCCCAAACTGACAGCAAAATGTAgagttttctttatattttacgTCATTAGTCTGACCATGTATAGGCTACGGTTCCAACTGCCTATAAAGGGGAGTTGAAGTTTTCTGTGCACCAATGACTGTTGTGTATTCGTACGTTATTAATTGCAACCCAAttctgaagaagaaaatatttgatgtatagtacattttaaatggaaaaaattaaacaagtatACCAGTCTGCATCTGTGActtcacacctgtttgcttcaagttcacttttggtgcAAAACATATCAACTCTATCAAATGTTGCTCTCTCAAAAGCGGTACATAGAAATTGAATGctaatttcaccaggatgcccAGAATACTGTATGTTTCCTCTTTTCATCaaataaagaatgaaatttccttttaaaAGCAACAAGTTTATGAAACCTCCCATCAGACCTGATTTATCCTGCAGATCCTCCAGTCTCTCTCCTCGATTTAAGACTTTACCGATGTTGTCGTGCATGATGTCGATGACCTGGTCCACTTCATTCTGTACCCTGCGGGTAAAAAATCAGAGCAGATTCGTAGATCACCAAATATAATTGCCATCATAGTTTACGATTTTACTTTTAACAGAGACTGATGGTTGTTCCTTTATCGTCGACGTTACAGCCGATTAAATCAAATGATTTTGTCTCCGAGGAGTCATTAGGAGGCGGAcattatgtatattttaaacCATTTACCTGTGCTAATGTTGTAGCTACTAAATGGAAATTTtcctttgaacaatttttttattaagagAATGTAAACTTTCGAGGGAAAGCGGCGGAAAAGCCAGGTACTAATGGCAAACGATGGTTTAAAACAGTACAAGCTTGGGAGGCCCTATGGGTGTGGATAATGTGAGGATATTTCCTGGTTGATTTCCCTTATGCCTCCCATCCACCTCCCCTGCCCCATGGAACTTAATGCAGCATGATCAAAATATCTAAGTAATGTCTCTGTTTGTCTCCatattttcctttcttgtttCCTTCAGATCTCTGTGCATGCACAGTCACTGTGCAGTAGATGGTAAAAACCAATACCTTGTAGTACTGAAAATTAGAGACGAGGAGCTGTGAATTTTTCATCACAGTTTTTTATCTGACAAACAACATATTCCTGGTACTGAAACTTGGATAGTCATTTTATTTTTGGtataatttgaaatgaaatgagatACATACACTTTTTCCTCattgttatttgaaatgaaatgagatACATACACTCTTTCCTCATTgtttattgaaatgaaatgagatACATACACTCTTTCCTCATTgtttattgaaatgaaatgagatACATACTCTTTCCTCATTGTTTATTGAacttaaaagcaaaaacatctCCGGTCTTCtcatctttcatttatttttggtACTAACATCCTTATTGACTTTGAGAAAGAAAAGGACAGTTGGGGGATTCGACAATGGGATTTTACCGTTGAACTTTTGGATCAGCCGTCTGTTTGCCTCTGTTCCTCTCAGGGACAGGGCTGTTCTGCATGAAGAAATCcccctcatcatcatcaccatcctcATCGTCATGGTAATCCCCTAGGAGATTAGCCTGAAATAGTCAAACAAACTGCTTATTTCTCACCATTGCAAATACAAGAACCATAGTTTAACTAACTTTTGCAGAAATGACATTTTGATAAAGGAGACTGAACGGATAAACTCAAGAACTTGTGGTTTACGTGACAGTTCTCTTTAACCTCTTAAGATCTGTGACTTTTACTCAAAATGCCCTTGCAGGAGGTACTGTAGTTATTATTTGTTGTATCATTTGAATAAACTATGAATGTGGAGCAAAATTATCTGATTCATTGACTAGATTCATTCAGCATTTTGATAGCAAACTGATCTCTACCAATAAGGATGTAGTATCTATGTTCTAATTTCCAGTCCATTCTTCTTTAGTAGTCACCAGGAACAGCACAATGCACAGTACTCCTTCTTTAAATCCATATGCAGCtaaattatcaaaatatatccACAGTAACCCCTACTTATATGAAAATGCATGCAACAGGTTAACTGATACCAAGCCCATGAGCCAATATAATACCCATCTTCCCCAGTTTAAATTACAGTATATTCAAGCTGTTGCCTTTTGACCCACATTGTCAATGGTAGGACACTGAGGGTGGCTGCATACAGTAGGATGTTATGGTTTAGTTTTGGGTTAGGGTCAGGCATTGCAAAGATCATCTCTACTGTTTGATAGTATTGATTCAGTTTTGCCATGGCTGCAGCTTTTCTTTTCGACACGTTGCCCTCGACAGATCGACTATGTAATGTtttgcagggaataatttatccagtattgcatcgcaaaatgctatactAATTGGTTAAGTAACTCAAGTTGCTGTATAATTGAAgggatgtatagcagttttctaCTCAGGAACTCTAGTATTCAAtgagagaaaacaaattcagaGCTTTTGAAAGTGCTAAACAACATTTAAACACTAAATCATTCCCTGTTTTGGACTTGCAAGTTCAATGCTGATTCAATGCAAGAATGTTTAATTATAGGAAAATGGCAAATTTTTTGTGCTGCTATTATTGGTTTACATACATGGATACTGAAAGACTGACTAGGTATCAGCTTTATCCTTCTGTACAACAGCTAGCATAATCAACCCTTTACAAGTTACATCAGCATTTATGGTACACATTACTTTACT is part of the Apostichopus japonicus isolate 1M-3 chromosome 22, ASM3797524v1, whole genome shotgun sequence genome and encodes:
- the LOC139963978 gene encoding synaptobrevin-B-like isoform X2 is translated as MPLVDTKANLLGDYHDDEDGDDDEGDFFMQNSPVPERNRGKQTADPKVQRVQNEVDQVIDIMHDNIGKVLNRGERLEDLQDKSDDLAFNASVFRVSAKGLRSQFWWRDFKMKLIFVVLLVALLLIIFIPIIIKGSSSK